The Rhizobium sp. SL42 genome includes a region encoding these proteins:
- a CDS encoding ABC transporter ATP-binding protein: MNEPVTAALDVTDIHKSFGGTEILKGISLKAMRGDVVSIIGSSGSGKSTFLRCINLLEAPDRGRIVIAGEEMRLKPGRRGGLEAVDRHQLERLRTGLGMVFQSFNLWAHRTVLENVIEAPVHVLKVPRREAIEKAEALLAKVGLYDKRNVYPAFLSGGQQQRAAIARALCVDPAVMLFDEPTSALDPELVGEVLNVIRALAEEGRTMLLVTHEMAFARDVSSHVMFLDRGRVEEEGPPDQIFGNPKSARCREFTRGLSGR; the protein is encoded by the coding sequence ATGAACGAACCCGTCACCGCCGCGTTGGACGTAACCGACATCCACAAAAGTTTTGGCGGGACCGAGATCCTCAAGGGCATCTCGCTAAAGGCCATGCGCGGCGATGTCGTTTCGATCATCGGCTCTTCCGGCTCGGGGAAGAGCACATTCCTTCGCTGTATAAACCTTCTGGAAGCCCCTGACCGTGGACGGATCGTCATTGCAGGTGAGGAAATGCGCCTGAAACCTGGCCGTAGGGGTGGTCTGGAGGCGGTTGATCGACATCAGCTTGAGCGTTTGAGGACCGGGCTTGGAATGGTGTTCCAGAGCTTCAATCTCTGGGCGCATCGAACCGTGCTGGAAAACGTCATCGAGGCGCCCGTTCATGTGCTGAAGGTTCCGCGTCGCGAAGCGATCGAAAAGGCGGAAGCCCTGCTGGCCAAGGTCGGGCTCTATGACAAGCGCAATGTCTATCCGGCTTTTCTGTCGGGTGGACAGCAGCAGCGTGCAGCGATTGCGAGGGCGCTCTGCGTCGATCCTGCCGTGATGTTGTTCGATGAGCCGACATCCGCACTCGATCCCGAACTCGTCGGCGAAGTGCTGAATGTTATTCGCGCGCTCGCCGAGGAGGGGCGCACGATGTTGCTCGTAACCCATGAGATGGCCTTTGCCCGTGACGTCTCAAGCCATGTGATGTTCCTCGATCGCGGCCGGGTCGAGGAGGAGGGGCCTCCCGACCAGATCTTCGGAAATCCCAAAAGCGCCCGTTGCAGAGAATTCACCCGCGGACTTTCCGGCCGCTGA
- a CDS encoding trans-sulfuration enzyme family protein, translating to MPDHFVTRPLPSTLSAETLSLDAGLIVDPSTGAIAPNMSMSVNNVLMPGDGAFSADGIEDLAQLPYLYARWTNPTVRQLEQRLAALEGADDALASATGMASIAGMLFTLLKAGDHLVVSDVCYAGAVELTQRVLPDFGIEVTPVNMVRLDEVEAAVRPNTRLIHCESPVNPILRVVDLQALATLAHRHGALISVDSTFATPVATRPLAHGIDLVLHSLTKFINGHGDVLGGAVIGRRELIARIRARAGVYLGATLSAQSAWLIMRGIDTLYPRMRLVSETAMDVARFLEAHGEVERVIYPGLETHPQHTLAKRQMDVFGGMIGFQTRNPKLVAQRLSERLRVIHYAFSLGHQRSLVVLLDTEEMMASTFRLTGNQLADYRAHAGDGLFRLSIGLEAKSDILADLDQALTP from the coding sequence ATGCCGGATCACTTCGTGACCCGTCCGCTTCCGTCAACGCTCAGTGCCGAGACCCTTTCGCTCGATGCAGGCCTTATCGTCGATCCCTCGACTGGGGCGATCGCGCCCAATATGTCGATGTCGGTCAACAACGTCCTGATGCCGGGCGACGGAGCCTTTTCGGCGGACGGCATCGAGGACCTTGCTCAATTGCCGTACCTCTATGCCCGCTGGACCAACCCGACGGTAAGGCAGCTCGAACAGCGTCTTGCGGCTCTTGAGGGCGCGGATGATGCGCTTGCCAGCGCCACCGGCATGGCCTCGATCGCCGGCATGTTGTTCACCTTGCTCAAGGCCGGCGATCATCTTGTCGTCTCTGATGTCTGTTACGCCGGTGCGGTCGAACTCACGCAACGTGTATTGCCCGACTTTGGTATCGAGGTCACGCCGGTCAACATGGTCCGTCTGGACGAGGTCGAGGCTGCGGTCCGACCCAATACACGCCTCATTCATTGCGAGAGCCCCGTCAATCCCATCCTCAGGGTTGTCGATCTTCAGGCTCTGGCAACGCTTGCCCACCGGCACGGTGCGCTGATCTCGGTTGACTCGACCTTTGCCACACCCGTTGCAACCCGGCCATTGGCCCATGGTATCGATCTTGTCCTGCATTCGCTGACCAAGTTCATCAATGGACATGGCGATGTACTCGGCGGCGCGGTCATCGGTCGGCGCGAACTGATCGCCCGCATCCGCGCTCGGGCCGGCGTCTATCTCGGAGCGACCCTTTCGGCCCAGTCCGCCTGGCTCATCATGCGTGGCATCGACACGCTTTATCCCCGCATGCGCCTTGTATCAGAAACAGCAATGGACGTTGCGCGTTTTCTCGAAGCCCATGGCGAGGTCGAGCGGGTGATCTATCCGGGCCTTGAGACGCATCCCCAGCACACATTGGCGAAACGGCAGATGGATGTCTTTGGCGGCATGATCGGCTTTCAGACCCGCAATCCCAAGCTTGTTGCCCAAAGGCTCTCCGAGCGATTGAGGGTCATTCACTATGCCTTTTCTCTTGGTCATCAACGCAGCCTCGTGGTCCTTCTCGACACCGAGGAGATGATGGCGTCGACCTTCCGTCTCACCGGAAACCAACTGGCTGATTATCGCGCCCATGCCGGCGACGGGCTGTTTCGCCTGTCGATCGGGCTTGAGGCTAAGTCAGATATCCTGGCCGACCTCGATCAGGCACTGACCCCTTGA
- a CDS encoding Lrp/AsnC family transcriptional regulator has product MTERMDQFDRNILDILQRDCQRKAETIAAMVGLSPSAVQRRLKRLRAEGIITAEIAVVDRKSTNYPMTFISGMEIERDNYDALVRFRNWALKQDNIQQVYYVTGQVDLVAIITARDVEHYDDISAQLMSENPQIKRMHTNVVLRDIKTGLHIPIKD; this is encoded by the coding sequence ATGACGGAACGAATGGATCAGTTCGACAGGAACATTCTTGATATCCTGCAGCGCGACTGCCAGCGAAAGGCCGAAACCATCGCCGCCATGGTCGGCTTGTCACCCTCCGCCGTTCAGCGTCGATTGAAACGCCTGAGAGCCGAGGGCATCATCACCGCAGAGATCGCCGTGGTTGACCGCAAGTCGACCAATTACCCGATGACGTTCATTTCCGGCATGGAGATCGAGCGGGACAATTACGACGCCCTGGTTCGATTCAGGAATTGGGCCCTCAAACAGGATAACATCCAGCAGGTCTACTACGTCACCGGCCAGGTTGATCTGGTCGCCATCATTACCGCCCGCGACGTGGAACATTACGACGACATCAGCGCGCAACTGATGTCGGAAAACCCGCAGATCAAACGCATGCACACCAATGTCGTCCTGCGCGACATAAAGACCGGCCTTCACATCCCGATCAAGGACTGA
- a CDS encoding homocysteine S-methyltransferase family protein: MKDILILDGGMSRELLRLGAELKQPEWSALALMNSPEIVRRVHDEFIVAGADVVTTNSYALVPFHIGEEAFERDGASLAALSGKLAREAADAAARQVLVAGSLPPIFGSYEPENFDPARVQHYLRVLVANLAPYVDVWLGETLSLIAEGEAVRQAIKVSPKPLWISFTLADDAEQMAGGEAKLRSGETVRAAAEWAASSGAEGLLFNCARPEVMKTAVETASVVFRKKGSAVKIGVYANAFESDTDDQAANQGLHDTREDLTGDVYSRFACEWADAGASMIGGCCGIGAHHIHTLADTLRKAG; the protein is encoded by the coding sequence ATGAAAGACATCCTCATCCTCGACGGTGGCATGAGCCGCGAACTTCTCCGTCTCGGCGCGGAGCTAAAGCAGCCCGAATGGTCCGCTCTCGCCTTGATGAATAGTCCTGAAATTGTTCGTCGCGTGCATGACGAATTTATCGTGGCAGGCGCCGATGTCGTCACCACGAATTCTTATGCGCTGGTTCCTTTCCATATCGGCGAGGAAGCCTTCGAACGGGACGGGGCGTCGCTCGCCGCCTTGTCTGGAAAGCTTGCTCGCGAGGCGGCTGATGCGGCCGCTCGCCAAGTTCTCGTGGCGGGATCGCTACCACCGATCTTCGGTTCCTACGAGCCTGAGAATTTTGATCCGGCCCGGGTGCAGCATTATCTGAGAGTCCTAGTCGCCAATCTGGCGCCCTATGTCGATGTCTGGCTCGGCGAGACGCTCAGCCTTATCGCTGAGGGCGAGGCGGTTCGCCAGGCGATCAAGGTGTCGCCCAAGCCCTTGTGGATTTCCTTCACCTTGGCCGATGACGCAGAGCAGATGGCAGGGGGGGAGGCGAAACTTCGTTCTGGCGAAACCGTGCGCGCGGCTGCCGAATGGGCGGCAAGCTCTGGTGCTGAAGGCTTGCTGTTCAATTGCGCCCGCCCGGAAGTCATGAAGACAGCGGTGGAGACAGCGTCAGTCGTTTTTCGCAAAAAGGGTTCGGCGGTGAAAATCGGAGTCTATGCCAATGCCTTCGAGAGCGATACCGATGACCAGGCGGCCAACCAAGGTCTTCATGACACCCGCGAAGACCTCACCGGTGACGTCTATTCCCGCTTCGCCTGCGAATGGGCCGATGCGGGGGCGTCAATGATTGGTGGCTGTTGCGGTATCGGCGCACACCATATCCACACGCTGGCGGATACCTTGCGCAAGGCTGGTTGA
- a CDS encoding ABC transporter permease, producing MAANPMTVWQLLALEPPGWGGALLSGAASTVAISASAFAIGLLIGLGGAIAKLAGNRPLVLTLNLYTAIIRAVPELILIVGLYYAGTDGLNRLLAAFGLPTVEINGFVAAVAVLGFVQGAYMTEVLRGAILAIPVGQIEAARAFGMSPLLRFRRVTLPALLPNALPGLSNLWMSVTKDSALVAVVGYQELALTTRLAGANTKQYFLFFLAAAILYLAITLVSNLVVHWLERRLRRSQPVVA from the coding sequence ATGGCGGCGAACCCGATGACAGTTTGGCAATTGTTGGCGCTCGAGCCTCCCGGCTGGGGCGGCGCCCTGCTGAGCGGCGCCGCGAGCACTGTCGCCATCTCGGCCTCTGCCTTTGCCATCGGTTTGCTGATTGGGCTTGGCGGAGCGATTGCGAAGCTCGCTGGCAACCGGCCGTTGGTTCTGACACTCAATCTCTATACCGCAATTATCCGTGCCGTGCCCGAGTTGATCCTGATCGTCGGGCTCTACTATGCCGGAACGGACGGTCTTAACCGCCTGCTTGCAGCTTTTGGCCTGCCCACAGTCGAGATCAACGGTTTTGTCGCAGCGGTTGCAGTACTCGGGTTTGTTCAAGGCGCCTACATGACCGAGGTCTTGCGGGGGGCGATCCTTGCGATCCCCGTAGGTCAGATCGAGGCGGCGCGCGCCTTCGGCATGTCGCCGCTTCTGCGGTTTCGCCGCGTCACCCTGCCGGCACTTCTGCCCAACGCATTGCCGGGTCTTTCCAATCTGTGGATGTCCGTGACCAAGGACAGCGCGCTGGTGGCCGTCGTCGGATATCAGGAACTGGCGCTGACGACACGCCTGGCAGGGGCCAATACCAAGCAATATTTCCTGTTCTTTCTCGCCGCAGCCATCCTTTATCTGGCGATCACGCTTGTCTCCAATCTTGTCGTTCACTGGCTTGAGCGCCGTCTGCGCCGCAGCCAGCCTGTCGTGGCCTGA
- a CDS encoding ABC transporter permease, which yields MNFDWLAKYWPLLIDGAFQTVALLVISVSLGFLLAIGLAFAQVSGGCVSRSLARWFSTVVRGTPLLIQLWLLYYGIGSLLPMVPGLRQSFLWPLLREGFFFAAISFTLNYAAYEAEVLRGALLSVPKGELEAGRALGMSRLTVVRRIWLPRAIRIALPTIAGEVVLQLKATPLAFTVTVMDLYAVAYKIRQDTLLVYEPLLLVTLFYVALTALITRAFGVVEAQVPIRR from the coding sequence ATGAATTTCGACTGGTTGGCAAAATATTGGCCGCTCCTGATTGACGGGGCTTTCCAGACCGTGGCGCTGCTCGTCATTTCGGTCAGCCTCGGTTTTCTGCTGGCGATCGGCCTTGCCTTTGCCCAGGTCAGCGGAGGATGCGTCTCACGCAGTCTTGCACGTTGGTTCTCCACGGTTGTTCGCGGCACGCCGTTGTTGATCCAACTCTGGTTGCTTTATTACGGCATCGGCTCGCTGCTGCCGATGGTTCCGGGCCTGCGCCAGAGTTTTCTCTGGCCGCTTCTGCGTGAAGGTTTCTTCTTCGCTGCCATATCCTTTACCCTGAACTACGCAGCCTACGAAGCCGAGGTTCTGCGCGGGGCGCTTCTTTCTGTGCCAAAGGGCGAACTGGAGGCGGGCAGGGCGCTCGGCATGAGCCGCTTGACCGTGGTGCGCCGCATCTGGTTGCCCCGTGCCATCCGCATTGCCTTGCCCACCATCGCGGGTGAGGTCGTACTTCAGCTCAAGGCGACACCTCTCGCTTTCACCGTGACGGTCATGGATCTTTACGCGGTCGCCTACAAGATCCGGCAGGATACACTGCTGGTCTATGAGCCACTTCTGCTCGTCACCCTCTTCTATGTAGCACTGACCGCCCTGATCACCCGCGCCTTTGGTGTGGTCGAGGCGCAGGTGCCCATCCGCCGCTGA
- a CDS encoding transporter substrate-binding domain-containing protein, with product MKLISLLLAGAALAATAVSAQAEVRFGIMNEAYPPFFAKDAAGTWNGWEIDLMNAVCAEMKETCSVVDVSWDGLIPALQSNKFDVIWSSMSITDERLKTIDFTDKYYNTPSKLIGPKDGAPGAAPEAVAGKTIGIQVSTVQSEYFKAYFAEKAEEQTYQTLDEAFQDLASGRIDYVFGDAIPLSDFLKTDFGKDCCADMGDVADDPAVLGIGIGGGLRKDDAALKAKLNAAIAAVRTSGKYDEISKKYFTFDVYGK from the coding sequence ATGAAACTGATCTCGCTTTTGCTGGCCGGTGCCGCACTTGCCGCCACCGCCGTTAGCGCTCAGGCCGAGGTCCGCTTCGGTATCATGAACGAGGCCTATCCGCCCTTTTTCGCCAAGGATGCTGCCGGTACCTGGAACGGCTGGGAAATCGACCTCATGAATGCTGTTTGCGCTGAGATGAAGGAGACCTGCTCGGTCGTGGATGTTTCCTGGGACGGCCTGATCCCGGCGCTCCAGTCGAACAAGTTCGATGTCATCTGGTCGTCCATGTCGATCACCGACGAACGCCTGAAGACGATCGACTTCACCGACAAATACTACAACACGCCGAGCAAACTGATCGGGCCCAAGGATGGCGCGCCTGGGGCGGCGCCTGAGGCGGTTGCCGGAAAGACAATCGGCATTCAGGTTTCGACGGTCCAGTCGGAGTATTTCAAGGCCTATTTTGCCGAGAAGGCGGAGGAACAGACCTATCAGACCCTGGATGAAGCCTTCCAGGACCTGGCTTCGGGTCGTATCGACTATGTCTTCGGCGACGCCATTCCGCTTTCCGACTTTCTCAAGACTGACTTTGGCAAGGATTGCTGCGCCGATATGGGCGATGTCGCGGATGATCCTGCGGTGCTGGGCATCGGTATTGGTGGCGGCCTTCGCAAGGACGATGCCGCACTCAAGGCAAAGCTGAATGCTGCGATCGCCGCCGTCCGCACGTCTGGAAAATATGACGAGATATCGAAGAAGTATTTCACCTTCGACGTCTACGGCAAGTAG